The Thermanaerovibrio acidaminovorans DSM 6589 genome contains a region encoding:
- a CDS encoding ribonuclease J, whose translation MGKESGGSSPSKPNRRRGKGKPSNRGKELKWIPLGGMGEIGKNISALQYGDEMIVIDCGLKFPEEDMLGIDLLIPDVSFLEQNRGKIRGIFITHGHEDHIGGLPYVLPKLDVPVYATRLTIGLIKNKLAEVCPRYKPVFHEIGAGDTVDLGSFSVRAIAVCHSIPDALAYGIRTPAGVVLHTGDFKLDAQPIDGRTTDYGAFAELGREGVLLMLSDSTNVEREGFTQSERTVGRTFEQLFRLHKDKRIVIATFASNLHRAQQVFNIAMRYNRKVALVGRSMIAYVDLARKLGYVSAPDDLFIPAQEADGMQPNRVVVLTTGSQGEPFSGLVLMSKGEHRQIKLGNRDLVVISATPIPGNEKLVSRTINMLFSCGCEVVYERDQAIHVSGHASREELKMMISLVNPRCFVPVHGEYRHQVRHAQLARDLGVPAKGVFVMSNGDVLSLSQGGKGSVEGRVQAGTIMVDGLAVGEFQGSLLKERRELAQDGILTIAVALGPDGSVRGVDMDSRGFLHRQDAKDLYGELERAVVKALEAPMGDDAMRTAIRKSAREVLSRYTKGYPAIVPLLVRQG comes from the coding sequence ATGGGCAAGGAATCCGGCGGATCCTCCCCCAGCAAGCCCAACAGGCGGCGGGGGAAGGGTAAGCCATCCAATCGAGGCAAGGAACTGAAGTGGATACCCCTGGGTGGGATGGGGGAGATAGGCAAGAACATATCGGCCCTCCAGTACGGGGACGAGATGATCGTCATAGACTGCGGCCTCAAGTTCCCCGAGGAGGACATGCTGGGGATAGATCTCCTGATCCCGGACGTGTCGTTCCTGGAGCAGAACCGGGGCAAGATAAGGGGCATATTCATCACCCACGGTCACGAGGACCACATAGGGGGTCTTCCCTACGTGCTGCCCAAGCTGGACGTGCCGGTTTATGCCACCCGGCTCACCATAGGGCTCATAAAGAACAAGCTGGCGGAGGTCTGCCCCCGCTACAAGCCGGTCTTCCACGAGATAGGGGCGGGGGACACGGTGGACCTGGGGAGCTTCTCGGTGAGGGCCATAGCGGTCTGTCACTCGATTCCCGATGCGCTTGCCTACGGGATCAGGACCCCCGCGGGGGTGGTGCTGCACACCGGGGACTTCAAGCTGGACGCCCAGCCCATAGACGGCAGGACCACCGACTACGGGGCCTTCGCCGAGCTGGGACGGGAGGGGGTTTTGCTGATGCTCTCGGACTCCACCAACGTGGAGAGGGAGGGCTTCACCCAGTCGGAGAGGACCGTGGGGCGCACCTTCGAGCAGCTCTTCCGGCTTCACAAGGACAAGAGGATCGTTATAGCCACCTTCGCCAGCAACCTCCACCGGGCCCAGCAGGTCTTCAACATAGCCATGAGGTACAACCGGAAGGTGGCCCTTGTGGGGCGCAGCATGATAGCCTACGTGGACCTGGCCAGGAAGCTGGGGTACGTCTCCGCTCCGGACGACCTGTTCATCCCTGCCCAGGAGGCGGACGGGATGCAACCCAACCGGGTGGTGGTTCTAACCACCGGAAGCCAGGGGGAGCCCTTCTCCGGATTGGTCCTCATGAGCAAGGGAGAGCACCGACAGATCAAGCTCGGAAATCGAGATCTGGTGGTCATATCTGCAACCCCCATACCGGGCAACGAGAAGCTGGTGAGCCGCACCATAAACATGCTCTTCTCCTGCGGATGCGAGGTGGTCTACGAGAGGGATCAGGCCATCCACGTGTCCGGCCACGCCTCCAGGGAGGAGCTCAAAATGATGATAAGTCTGGTAAATCCCCGGTGCTTCGTGCCGGTCCACGGAGAGTACCGGCATCAGGTTAGGCATGCCCAACTGGCCAGGGATCTGGGGGTCCCCGCCAAGGGGGTCTTCGTAATGTCCAACGGGGATGTGCTCTCCCTGTCCCAGGGCGGAAAGGGCAGTGTGGAGGGCCGGGTCCAGGCGGGCACCATAATGGTGGATGGGCTGGCGGTGGGTGAGTTCCAGGGGAGCCTCCTCAAGGAGCGCCGGGAGCTGGCCCAGGACGGGATCCTTACCATAGCGGTGGCCCTGGGGCCCGACGGTTCCGTCCGTGGCGTGGACATGGACAGCCGGGGCTTCCTGCACCGGCAGGACGCCAAGGACCTCTACGGCGAGTTGGAGAGGGCGGTGGTGAAGGCCCTGGAGGCCCCCATGGGGGACGATGCCATGAGGACCGCCATCCGCAAGAGTGCCAGGGAGGTGCTGAGCCGCTACACCAAGGGCTATCCGGCCATAGTGCCCCTGCTGGTCCGGCAGGGGTGA
- a CDS encoding Na/Pi cotransporter family protein has translation MSLKVLLQLVGGIGMLIYGIKVMGDSLQNLAGDRLRRLIAKLTGTPVKGVLVGTAVTTIIQSSSATTVMTVSFVHAGLMTLYQAFGVIMGANIGTTVTAQIMAFKITDLAYISVAIGAFVFLLAKNKRQREIGAGLAGFGVLFIGMHMMGDAMSFLKERQDLFMPFRYHPLWAVLAGTAVTMVIQSSSATVGLTMAMAAQGFMPLNVAIAFIMGDNIGTTITAVLASLGANRSAKQAATCHVMFNVMGTLILLPFLPWYSEFISHTSSDISRQVANAHTLFNVGNTLLFLPFTRPFVNLVRRVVPDDGMVKVYGAAFLDRNLITASPAAALDALKKEMVRMARFAKSMLEGCRAAIVNGSDLEAREVLNTEKIVNELTHEIVAYGTLIGQKGLSEDLSFILNSCINGVGDIERMGDHATNLVEMYEYMRDHNLKFSDQGIREFEEMFSLVHQAVAMSIEALDREDLDLANQVMALEDRVDEMEKRLRARHIDRLNHGKCSPGAGVVFIDILSNLERVGDHAHNLACVVMDLAKVRG, from the coding sequence ATGTCACTGAAGGTGCTCCTTCAGCTGGTGGGCGGCATAGGGATGTTGATCTACGGGATAAAGGTCATGGGGGACTCGCTTCAGAACCTGGCGGGTGACAGGCTGAGGCGCCTCATCGCCAAGCTCACCGGCACCCCCGTGAAGGGGGTGCTGGTGGGCACCGCGGTGACCACCATAATCCAGAGCAGCTCCGCCACCACGGTGATGACCGTAAGCTTCGTCCACGCGGGGCTCATGACCCTCTACCAGGCCTTTGGGGTCATCATGGGGGCCAACATAGGAACCACTGTCACCGCCCAGATAATGGCCTTCAAGATAACCGACCTGGCCTACATCAGCGTTGCGATTGGGGCCTTCGTATTCCTATTGGCCAAGAACAAGCGCCAGCGGGAGATAGGGGCTGGATTGGCGGGTTTCGGTGTCCTATTCATCGGGATGCACATGATGGGGGACGCCATGTCGTTCCTGAAGGAAAGGCAGGACCTTTTCATGCCCTTCAGGTATCACCCCCTCTGGGCGGTCCTAGCCGGCACTGCGGTCACCATGGTGATCCAGTCCAGCTCCGCCACGGTGGGTCTCACCATGGCCATGGCGGCCCAGGGCTTCATGCCCCTCAACGTGGCCATAGCGTTCATCATGGGTGACAACATAGGTACCACCATAACCGCCGTTTTGGCCTCCCTCGGGGCCAACCGGTCTGCCAAACAGGCGGCGACATGCCACGTTATGTTTAACGTGATGGGCACCCTGATACTGTTGCCCTTTCTTCCCTGGTACTCGGAGTTCATATCCCATACTTCATCGGACATATCCCGCCAGGTGGCCAACGCCCACACCTTATTCAACGTGGGCAACACCCTGCTCTTCCTGCCCTTCACCAGGCCCTTCGTCAACCTGGTGAGACGAGTGGTCCCCGACGATGGCATGGTCAAGGTCTACGGGGCCGCCTTCCTGGACCGGAACCTGATTACCGCATCCCCAGCCGCTGCCCTGGACGCCCTCAAGAAGGAGATGGTGCGAATGGCCCGGTTCGCCAAGTCCATGCTGGAGGGTTGCCGGGCGGCCATAGTCAATGGCAGTGATTTGGAGGCCCGGGAGGTTCTGAACACCGAGAAGATAGTCAACGAGCTAACCCATGAGATAGTGGCCTATGGCACCCTGATAGGCCAGAAGGGGCTCTCGGAGGACCTATCCTTCATCCTCAACTCCTGCATAAACGGGGTGGGTGACATAGAGAGGATGGGGGACCATGCCACCAACCTGGTTGAGATGTACGAATACATGAGGGATCACAACCTCAAGTTCTCCGACCAGGGCATACGGGAGTTCGAGGAGATGTTCTCCTTGGTCCACCAGGCGGTGGCCATGAGCATCGAGGCGCTGGATCGGGAGGATCTGGACCTGGCCAATCAGGTGATGGCCCTGGAGGATCGGGTAGATGAGATGGAGAAGCGCCTCAGGGCCCGGCACATAGACCGGCTTAACCATGGCAAGTGCAGCCCCGGTGCGGGGGTGGTCTTCATAGACATACTGAGCAACCTGGAGAGAGTTGGTGATCACGCCCACAACCTGGCCTGCGTGGTAATGGACCTGGCGAAGGTTAGGGGGTAG
- a CDS encoding undecaprenyl-diphosphate phosphatase yields MSSTLSLIILGAVQGLAEFLPVSSSGHLALMQIFMGMKGPQMSLDLALHVATLLAVFAYFGRDMATLLQQFIRGFRSPEARRSDGWRYGWSILAGTAVTAALGIPLKPVVEMASQNSLWVGCGLVITGAVLILSRYVPQRDRRVGLLVGMMVGLAQGLAVMPGVSRSGMTIVAGLIMGLAPVEAFRFSFLLSVPAIVGATLLEWLDLEGAFMAYLPQGWVFGFATASLLGLASLVVLKRVSLFRAWWVFGAYCAVVGLGVVGFSLLGVY; encoded by the coding sequence TTGAGCTCGACCTTGAGCCTTATTATCCTGGGTGCGGTTCAGGGGCTGGCGGAGTTCCTGCCGGTCAGTAGCTCCGGACACCTGGCACTTATGCAGATCTTCATGGGGATGAAGGGTCCCCAGATGAGCCTGGACCTGGCCCTTCACGTGGCCACCCTGCTGGCGGTCTTCGCCTACTTCGGGCGGGACATGGCCACCCTCCTCCAGCAGTTCATCCGTGGCTTCCGCTCCCCGGAGGCCCGACGGTCCGACGGTTGGCGGTACGGTTGGTCCATCCTGGCGGGTACGGCGGTAACCGCCGCGCTTGGGATCCCCCTCAAGCCGGTGGTGGAGATGGCCTCCCAGAACTCCCTCTGGGTCGGCTGCGGACTCGTGATCACCGGGGCGGTGCTGATCCTATCCCGTTACGTTCCCCAGAGGGATCGTCGGGTGGGGCTTCTGGTGGGCATGATGGTGGGTTTAGCCCAGGGGTTGGCGGTTATGCCCGGAGTTTCCAGGTCCGGCATGACCATCGTGGCGGGGCTCATAATGGGGCTGGCCCCGGTGGAGGCTTTTCGGTTCTCATTCCTCCTGTCTGTGCCCGCCATAGTTGGGGCAACCCTGCTGGAGTGGCTGGATCTCGAGGGGGCTTTCATGGCATACCTGCCGCAGGGCTGGGTCTTCGGCTTCGCCACCGCTTCCCTGTTGGGTCTCGCCTCCTTGGTGGTGCTCAAGAGGGTGTCCCTCTTCAGGGCCTGGTGGGTATTCGGGGCCTACTGTGCGGTGGTGGGCCTGGGTGTGGTGGGCTTCTCCCTCCTGGGGGTGTACTG